One window from the genome of Mauremys mutica isolate MM-2020 ecotype Southern chromosome 4, ASM2049712v1, whole genome shotgun sequence encodes:
- the NKX2-8 gene encoding homeobox protein Nkx-2.8: protein MATAGRISFTVRSILDLPEQDANSSGKQDSDRRPSGKYASLPYEEWIESDRNHYLSSDESGPETSLPDSTQSSHPPHGPEAEKKKKRRVLFSKAQTLELERRFRQQRYLSAPEREQLAHLLSLTPTQVKIWFQNHRYKMKRAKAEGSCGTELSQPPLLRRVVVPVLVRDGKPCQTCTTSPGAAAAQDKLGCHTQTAFTIQGYQAFHPSSAAALSLCPAYQRLAHPAIVSWNW, encoded by the exons ATGGCCACAGCTGGCAGGATCAGTTTTACGGTGAGAAGCATTTTGGATTTACCGGAGCAGGACGCTAACAGCAGCGGCAAGCAGGACTCGGATCGCCGCCCGTCGGGGAAGTACGCCAGCTTGCCGTACGAGGAATGGATCGAAAGCGACAGAAACCACTATCTGT CTTCAGATGAGAGCGGTCCAGAAACGAGTTTACCCGATTCCACCCAGAGCTCGCACCCGCCCCACGGCCCGGAAGCcgagaaaaagaaaaagaggcgaGTGCTCTTCTCCAAGGCGCAGACCCTGGAGCTGGAGAGGCGGTTCCGGCAGCAGAGGTACCTCTCGGCCCCGGAACGGGAGCAGCTGGCCCATTTGCTCAGCCTGACCCCCACGCAAGTAAAGATCTGGTTCCAGAACCACAGGTACAAAATGAAAAGGGCTAAAGCGGAGGGGTCCTGCGGCACCGAACTcagccagccccctctgctccgGAGAGTCGTGGTGCCAGTGCTGGTCAGGGATGGCAAACCGTGCCAGACCTGTACCACCAGCCCGGGAGCTGCCGCGGCGCAGGACAAGCTGGGCTGCCACACACAAACTGCTTTCACAATCCAAGGGTACCAAGCCTTCCATCCCAGCTCCGCCGCTGCCCTGAGCCTCTGCCCTGCCTACCAGCGCTTAGCACACCCTGCAATAGTCTCCTGGAACTGGTGA